A genomic region of Trifolium pratense cultivar HEN17-A07 linkage group LG3, ARS_RC_1.1, whole genome shotgun sequence contains the following coding sequences:
- the LOC123918765 gene encoding protein PELPK1-like: MASNKSFTTTLLLIMTLMSSLSIEARHLLQTTTQPNLPNIPTLPTTLPPLPSIPPTLPQGNLPPLPTIPSLPKLTMPPLPSFPTTNIPTLPSLNIPPLSSATSLPNIPTIPTTFPSFPFFSPPPSTSSP; the protein is encoded by the coding sequence ATGGCATCAAACAAATCCTTCACCACAACTTTACTTCTTATTATGACACTCATGTCAAGCTTGAGCATAGAAGCTCGCCATCTTTTGCAAACAACAACACAACCAAATTTGCCTAACATTCCCACTTTGCCGACAACATTGCCGCCTTTGCCTTCGATTCCTCCAACATTGCCTCAAGGAAATCTTCCTCCATTGCCTACCATTCCATCTCTTCCTAAGCTCACTATGCCACCACTTCCTAGCTTTCCTACTACCAATATTCCAACACTTCCTTCTCTTAATATTCCACCATTGTCATCAGCCACTTCACTTCCCAACATTCCCACAATCCCAACCACTTTCCCCTCCTTCCCATTTTTCTCACCACCACCTTCAACATCTagtccttaa
- the LOC123918760 gene encoding SAL1 phosphatase produces the protein MGTQSLFGATRTVVAIRDWNCYESIRKKSIITTTFSAFSSSSSSTKRSSSLCCHRCSPLTTIASSSYSSMSYDKELAAAKKAATLAARLCQKVQKALLQSDVHSKSDKSPVTVADYGSQALVSLMLQRELPSEQFSLVAEEDSGDLRKESGQDTLKRITELVNDTLANEQSHSFSTLTTDDVLKAIDNGKSEGGSVGRHWVLDPIDGTKGFVRGDQYAIALALLHEGKVVLGVLACPNLPLATIGSNQQHSSSNEIGCLFFAKVGDGTYMQTLDGSTQTKVNVSAVDNPEEASFFESYEAAHSSHDLSSTIAEKLGVKAPPVRIDSQAKYGALSRGDGAIYLRFPNKGYREKIWDHAAGAIVVTEAGGIVSDAAGNPLDFSKGKFLDVDTGIIVTNQNLMPSLLKAVKESLNEKGSSL, from the exons ATGGGGACTCAGAGTTTGTTTGGAGCTACAAGAACAGTAGTAGCAATAAGGGATTGGAATTGTTACGAATCTATCAGGAAAAAATCCATCATCACTACCACGTTCTCTGctttctcatcatcatcatcatcaacaaaaagATCCTCTTCCTTGTGTTGTCATCGTTGCTCTCCATTAACGACAattgcttcttcttcttattcttcaaTGTCTTACGATAAAGAGCTCGCTGCTGCTAAGAAAGCTGCCACTCTCGCTGCTCGTCTCTGTCAG AAAGTGCAAAAGGCTCTTCTTCAATCTGATGTTCACTCTAAATCAGACAAAAGTCCTGTCACTGTTGCTGATTATG GTTCACAGGCCTTGGTCAGCTTGATGCTTCAGAGAGAGCTTCCTTCTGAACAATTTTCATTAGTAGCTGAGGAG GATTCAGGGGATCTTCGTAAGGAAAGTGGCCAGGATACACTGAAGCGCATTACAGAACTTGTCAATGATACTCTGGCTAATGAACAATCACACAGCTTTTCTACTTTAACAACTGATGATGTGCTTAAGGCCATTGATAATGGTAAGTCCGAAGGTGGTTCCGTTGGTCGGCACTGGGTTTTGGATCCAATAGATGGTACTAAAGG GTTTGTAAGAGGAGACCAATATGCCATAGCATTAGCTCTGCTACATGAAGGGAAAGTTGTATTGGGTGTCTTGGCTTGTCCAAATCTTCCACTGGCGACCATTGGCAGTAATCAGCAGCATTCTTCTTCTAATGAAATCGGGTGTCTTTTCTTTGCTAAAGTTGGCGACGGAACATATATGCAGACATTGGATGGTTCTACACAAACTAAG GTGAATGTCAGTGCTGTTGATAATCCAGAAGAAGCGTCATTTTTTGAATCTTATGAAGCAGCACACTCCTCACATGACTTGTCTAGCACTATTGCAGAA AAACTTGGCGTCAAAGCACCGCCAGTCAGAATTGACAGCCAAGCAAAATACGGAGCTTTGTCCAGAGGAGACGGGGCTATATATTTGCGTTTCCCCAACAAAGGTTACCGTGAAAAAATATGGGATCATGCTGCTGGCGCTATTGTTGTGACCG AAGCTGGAGGTATTGTCTCAGATGCTGCAGGGAACCCTTTGGACTTCTCAAAAGGAAAGTTTCTTGATGTTGATACTGGTATTATTGTTACAAATCAGAACCTGATGCCTTCGCTTTTAAAAGCAGTTAAAGAATCACTCAATGAGAAAGGATCATCCCTGTGA